The genomic stretch GGTAGGGGAGAGCTCGGGGGTTAAACGTGTGGACGGTAGGGCCACGCCACCTCGCCGGCCGGGTCGTCGGGGCCGGCCCCGTCCCAGTCGTGGGGGTAGACCTCGCGGGGGCTCAGCTCGCCGCACTGGCCCCGGGCCTGCGCGGCGGCAGCGGCAGCGTCGTAGGCCGCCAGAATGGCCGGAAACTCGAACTGGGCCCGGCTGAGGGTCACATAGGCTTCCGCGTGGGCGGGTTCCACGCGCAGGGCCACCTCACCCGCCGGCTGCAGCGCGCCGCTGTAGGGCACGCAGACCTCAATGGGGCCGTCGCTGTCGGCGTTGACCTCGCCGTGGTAGATGACAAAGGGCGCACCTGCAGCCTCGGCGCCCTGCTCACGCAGGGTCTGAAACAGCGTGGCCATGCCCTGCGAGATGGCGCCGGGCAGTTCAGGCACGTACACATGGCGGGTCAGCGTGGCGACGTTCTGGGCAGGCACGGTGCGGGTCTGGGGGGCAGGGAGGGTCATGGGGGTCTCTCCTTCAAGGTGTCCAATGAGGTGGCGGGTCAGGGTGCGCCGCTGGCGGTGACTGGCCTCCAGCGCGGCGAGGTGCACCCGCAGCGCCCCGGGCCGTTCGGGCGCAGGTGTGTCTAGCAGGGCGCGAATGGTGCTCAGGGGCATATCGGTCTGGCGCAGCAGGGCAATCAGGCGGGCCTCGGCCAGTTGCGCGTGGCCGTACAGGCGGTAGCCGCTCTGAGGGTCCACCTGCGCGGGGGCCAGCAGCCCCAGTTCCGCGTACAGCCGCAGGGCCTTGGGGCTCAGACGGCTGGCCTGCGCAAAAGCGCCGATGGTCATGAGGAGTGGGGCGGGGGTGGTCATGGTCGGGTGTCCTCCGGAGGTAGACCCAGCGTGCGCCCTGCCCCTGGGGAAAGGTCAAGGGCCAGCCGACCAGCTGTGTTCAAACGCGCTGGCGGGGGTATGGGCGTGGTCGGCCGCCGTGCCGCCGTGAAGGTGCAGAAACCGGCCCACCAGTTCAAAGCCCAGGGCGTAGCCGCCCCAGCGGGGCAGGTCCTGGTCCTCAGAGCCAAAAAACCAGGCGTGGTGGGTGTAAGGCCCCTGCAGCGCTGGGCTGGCCCGCGCCCACAGGCGGTTCAGGTCGGTGGTCGGCTGCGCGTAGATGGGCGTCTCACGGCGTTCCAGCCGTTCATGGTGCTGGGCCAGCCCCTCGCTCACCAGCGCTTCGAGCAGGGTGGAGCCGTAACCGACACTGCGCCAGCGGGCGGCGTGGTGCAGTTCATGGGCCAGGGTGGCGGGCAGTTCTGTGCGCCACGAGGCCGCAAAGTTGGGGTTGCTGGGCGTTACAGAAATCAGCACACTGTGGCCGTCAGGCGCTGAACCCACCAGACCTATTTCGGGAATGGTCCACGGTGAGCAGTGAATCACGGTGTCCAGGGCGTCGAGCGCCAGGGCTTCGGCGTGCCGGTCCAGGGCGGTGCGCGCCACACGGCGCACCTCGTCGGCCAGCGCTGGGGTGAGTCGTTGCCCGGCGTCAAGCAGATAGAGCGAGAGCATGGCCGCACCCTAACGGCTCGGGGCTTACCCTGAAGCCCATGACCCCCCTCCTGTTGGGCCACCGGGGCGCGCCGGTGCGGGCGCCCGAGAACACGCTGCTGGGCTTTCAGGCGGCGCTGGACGCGGGGCTGGACGGCGTGGAGCTGGACGTGCGGCGCCTCCTGGACGGCACGCTGGTGGTGCACCACGACGAGGCGCTGCCCGGTGGGCGGCGCCTGACCGCCCTCAACCGGTCCGACCTGCCCGCGCACGTCCCCACCCTGAACGCTGCGCTGGCCTGGGCCGCCGACACGGGCGCGGTTGTGAACGTGGAGCTGAAGTTCGAGGGGCCCTGGCCCGATGACCGCGTGGCAGGCACGCTGCGGGCGATCACCGCCCATGGCCTGACGCGGCGGGTGATCGTAAGTTCGTTTCTGCCCACGCTGCTGCGGGCGGCCCGGGATCTGGCCCCGCAGATTGAACGCGGCCTGCTGATTCACCGCGCTTACCCCGCCCCGCTGTTGCGCGCCGGCATGCGCTGGACCGGCTGCGGCGCCCTGCACGCCGAGGTGGGCACAGTGAACGCGCCCCTGCTGGCCCTGGCCCGCGCGCAGGGCTGGCGGGTGCATGCCTGGACGGTGAACGACCCCGCCGAGGTGCGCCGCCTGACCGCCCTGGGCGTGGACGGCCTGATTGGAGACGAGCCGGATGTCTTGCTGCGCGCGCGGTTGACCAACCCCTGACGACCAGCGCACCCCGGCCTGACGAACACCACGCACCGTAAAGAATGTGAGAAAAGTCCTGATCGGTGTCACGGCTCTGCTGAGCCTCGCGTCATCTGCCCCGGCGGCCACCCTGGTGGGGTACGCCCAGTTGCCCGCCGATACCTTTGCCGCCGGGCCGGCCAGCGGGGCCTACAGCGGCGCCGGGCTGCGGGGCCAGCCGCGCTTTTCCTCGCAGCCGGTGCAGGGCTTTTCGGGCGTGCAGTTTGGCAAGGACGGGAGCTACCTGTTTCTCAGCGACAACGGATTTGGCAGCAAGGCCGACAGCGCCGACTACCTGCTGCGCCTGTATACCCTGAACCTGAGTGCCAGAACCGCCCCCAGCGGCGAGGGCAAGGTGGGCGTGGGCGCCTTCGTGCAGCTGCGCGACCCCGACCGCAAGGTGCCCTGGCTGATCGTGAACGAGGCCAGCTCAGAGCGCCTGCTGACCGGCGCGGACTTCGATGTAGAAGGCTTCGCCGTGGCCCCCGACGGCACCCTGTGGGTGGGCGACGAGTTTGGCCCCTACCTGCTGCACTTCAGCGCCGACGGCCGGTTGCTGGACGCCCCCATCGCCACGCCCAACCTGGCGGGCCTGCCCACCCTGCGCGGTCAGGCGCCCATCGTGATTGGACACCGGGGCAGCAGCGGCACCCGCCCCGAGCACACCCTGGAAGCCTACCGGGTCGCCATTGAGGCGGGCGCGGACTTCGTGGAACCCGACCTCGTGGTGACCAAAGACGGCGTGCTGATTGCCCGCCACGAACCTGTGATTGCCGTGGTGGACGCCGCCGGGAAGGTGCTGGAAGCCACTGCCGATGTGGCCACGCGCCCTGAATTTGCCTCGCGCCTGACCACCAAGAAGGTGGATGGGGTGGAGGTGCGCGGCTACTTTGCCGAGGACTTCACCCTGGCCGAACTGAAGACCCTGAAGGCCGTGGAGCGCCTGCCCGCCCTGCGCGGCCGGGCCTACGACGGCCAGTTTCAGATTCCCACCCTGGCTGAAGTAATTGCGCTGGTGAGGGACGTGGAAGCCAAGACCGGGCGCAAAATCGGCATCTACCCCGAGACCAAGCACCCCACCTACTTTCAGCAGATGGGCGTGAACACCTCGCAACTCTTGATTGACACGCTGAAGAAAGAAGGCTTTACCGACCCGGCGCGCGTGTTTATCCAGTCCTTTGAGACCGCCAACCTGAAGGCCCTGAAGACCGACATCATGCCGAAGGCCGGTCTGAACCTGCCCCTGGTGCAGCTGGTGAGCAGCCCCGACGAGGCCCCCTACGACTGGGCGGCGGGGGGCGACACCCGCAAATACGACGTGCTGGCCACCGAC from Deinococcus arcticus encodes the following:
- a CDS encoding glycerophosphodiester phosphodiesterase, translated to MTPLLLGHRGAPVRAPENTLLGFQAALDAGLDGVELDVRRLLDGTLVVHHDEALPGGRRLTALNRSDLPAHVPTLNAALAWAADTGAVVNVELKFEGPWPDDRVAGTLRAITAHGLTRRVIVSSFLPTLLRAARDLAPQIERGLLIHRAYPAPLLRAGMRWTGCGALHAEVGTVNAPLLALARAQGWRVHAWTVNDPAEVRRLTALGVDGLIGDEPDVLLRARLTNP
- a CDS encoding MerR family transcriptional regulator, producing the protein MTTPAPLLMTIGAFAQASRLSPKALRLYAELGLLAPAQVDPQSGYRLYGHAQLAEARLIALLRQTDMPLSTIRALLDTPAPERPGALRVHLAALEASHRQRRTLTRHLIGHLEGETPMTLPAPQTRTVPAQNVATLTRHVYVPELPGAISQGMATLFQTLREQGAEAAGAPFVIYHGEVNADSDGPIEVCVPYSGALQPAGEVALRVEPAHAEAYVTLSRAQFEFPAILAAYDAAAAAAQARGQCGELSPREVYPHDWDGAGPDDPAGEVAWPYRPHV
- a CDS encoding DUF2268 domain-containing putative Zn-dependent protease (predicted Zn-dependent protease with a strongly conserved HExxH motif), which codes for MLSLYLLDAGQRLTPALADEVRRVARTALDRHAEALALDALDTVIHCSPWTIPEIGLVGSAPDGHSVLISVTPSNPNFAASWRTELPATLAHELHHAARWRSVGYGSTLLEALVSEGLAQHHERLERRETPIYAQPTTDLNRLWARASPALQGPYTHHAWFFGSEDQDLPRWGGYALGFELVGRFLHLHGGTAADHAHTPASAFEHSWSAGP
- a CDS encoding esterase-like activity of phytase family protein is translated as MRKVLIGVTALLSLASSAPAATLVGYAQLPADTFAAGPASGAYSGAGLRGQPRFSSQPVQGFSGVQFGKDGSYLFLSDNGFGSKADSADYLLRLYTLNLSARTAPSGEGKVGVGAFVQLRDPDRKVPWLIVNEASSERLLTGADFDVEGFAVAPDGTLWVGDEFGPYLLHFSADGRLLDAPIATPNLAGLPTLRGQAPIVIGHRGSSGTRPEHTLEAYRVAIEAGADFVEPDLVVTKDGVLIARHEPVIAVVDAAGKVLEATADVATRPEFASRLTTKKVDGVEVRGYFAEDFTLAELKTLKAVERLPALRGRAYDGQFQIPTLAEVIALVRDVEAKTGRKIGIYPETKHPTYFQQMGVNTSQLLIDTLKKEGFTDPARVFIQSFETANLKALKTDIMPKAGLNLPLVQLVSSPDEAPYDWAAGGDTRKYDVLATDAGLKEIATYASGVGAYKRWIITDKGQTTDFVTRAHAAGLLVHPWTFRNEATYLLPGYAGDPEAEMRQALRAGVDGFFTDFPATGARVVGQYTAPEVRSPQNPAYALGTSSAAANVGGSGGFEGVTLSPDGKTLYALLEKTVTGDLPGQLRLHAYDLAGKGWSLAGRYALDDAANAIGDLTPVNAGQYLVLERDNASGAAAKAKRVYLVSLNEKNADGTLKKTLVADLMNVKDPQGLAPSTQGGVFKFPYVTIENVLVLDANTLLVANDNNYPGTGGRGADVKDATEFLWLRLDTPLTLAPGVGRK